The proteins below are encoded in one region of Flavobacterium nackdongense:
- a CDS encoding AsmA family protein: protein MLDKITTANMEASKVKSILVKTAKYMVISLAVILGLLFVTPYIFSDKIKEEIKKTANKKLAGEMNYSDVNVSFFKHFPSLTLTLNDFKLNGSAPFQKERLIDAKEVSFGINIPSLIFGKSINIDEIYLSNSTINIKVNKEGLANYNVYIAEEDNKKKEEEESSAIKLERIEIINSQLTYDDQSTNLHFDSFGFNYLGKGDLSKDVFDLYSKAKIDKLNLLYENEQYLMNKKVDADLITKINVNSLSFVFEQNDLMINQLPVDFKGKFDFLKDGYNMDFIVKSNNSELEHLFTALPPKYNAWLSKTELKGKTDVLLTLKGNYIESKAIAPDFNLDLKIRDGYVNYDKSAFPVSNLNLDLSTSLPSLNPELLIVDTKSISLNINKDYLKAKVFVQGMKNPEIDAVFNAKIDLEKLNKALGVTNFELKGMLVGEGSAKGKYDQKNGKFPITNANINLKSGYIKTQYYPNPITNINILTTIENKNGSFSDLKVILKPAEFTFEGKPVFVEANLFNFEDLAYDIKAKGTLDIGKIYQVFSQKGLDVDGFVKADVSLKGKQSDAEKGNYSKLQNKGTLELRNILIATEYLPKKFLIKEGVFKINQDKMSFNNFLAAYGQSDFRMNGYLQNVFNFATTKTGILRGAFTLNSIYINADEFMSETTAVTTNPAPATLPEKKSTTAKVETGVIMIPSNLDLKFQANAQKVNFNELSLKDAKGSVNIKKGVLTMQNTGFNLIGCPVTMNAKYEASTPKKAVFDYYIKAADFDIKRAYNEIKIFREMASAAEKAEGTISLEYKLKGRLNANMEPVYPSLVGNGIVSVKDIKLHGMKMFSAVAKETNHDKMNNPELSKVVIKSSIKNNIITLERFKFKFAGFRPRIEGTTSLDGRFNIKMRLGLPPFGLFGIPMTITGNKDNPKVKVGRKTEDLEETEDKDTE from the coding sequence TTGTTAGACAAAATAACAACAGCAAATATGGAGGCTTCTAAAGTAAAATCAATTTTGGTTAAAACGGCAAAATATATGGTAATAAGCCTTGCGGTCATTCTTGGGCTGCTGTTTGTTACTCCTTACATTTTCTCCGACAAAATCAAGGAAGAAATCAAAAAAACTGCCAACAAAAAATTGGCTGGAGAAATGAATTATTCCGATGTGAATGTTTCTTTTTTTAAACATTTCCCTTCATTGACCTTGACTCTCAATGATTTTAAACTCAACGGTTCGGCTCCATTTCAAAAAGAACGATTGATTGACGCCAAAGAAGTTTCCTTCGGAATCAATATTCCAAGTTTGATTTTTGGAAAATCCATAAACATCGATGAAATATATTTGTCTAATTCGACCATAAATATCAAAGTCAATAAAGAAGGATTGGCCAATTACAACGTTTATATTGCAGAAGAAGACAACAAAAAGAAAGAAGAAGAAGAATCGTCAGCCATAAAATTGGAACGCATTGAAATCATCAACAGCCAATTGACTTACGACGACCAATCAACCAATCTTCATTTCGATTCCTTTGGTTTTAATTATCTCGGAAAAGGCGATTTGAGCAAGGATGTTTTTGATTTATATTCGAAAGCTAAAATTGACAAACTCAATTTATTGTACGAAAACGAACAGTATTTGATGAACAAAAAGGTAGATGCCGATTTGATTACCAAAATCAATGTCAACTCGCTTTCCTTTGTTTTCGAGCAAAACGACCTGATGATCAACCAACTTCCTGTCGACTTCAAAGGAAAATTCGATTTCTTGAAAGACGGCTACAATATGGATTTTATAGTCAAATCGAATAATAGCGAGCTTGAGCATTTATTTACAGCTTTGCCCCCAAAATACAACGCTTGGCTGAGTAAAACAGAACTTAAGGGCAAAACCGATGTACTACTTACCTTAAAAGGAAATTATATCGAATCGAAAGCCATCGCGCCAGACTTCAATTTAGATTTAAAAATAAGAGATGGATATGTCAATTATGACAAAAGTGCTTTCCCGGTTTCGAACCTAAATTTGGATTTATCCACAAGTTTGCCTTCACTAAATCCAGAACTTTTAATTGTTGATACAAAAAGCATTTCGCTCAACATCAACAAGGATTATTTAAAGGCAAAAGTGTTTGTTCAAGGGATGAAAAACCCTGAAATAGATGCCGTCTTCAATGCAAAAATCGACTTAGAAAAGCTAAACAAAGCACTTGGAGTAACCAATTTCGAATTAAAAGGAATGCTAGTTGGCGAAGGCTCCGCCAAAGGAAAATACGATCAAAAGAACGGAAAATTTCCCATTACAAATGCCAATATCAATTTGAAAAGCGGTTACATAAAAACCCAATACTATCCAAATCCAATTACCAACATCAATATTTTAACTACCATCGAAAACAAAAATGGCAGTTTCAGCGATTTGAAAGTTATTCTAAAACCTGCTGAATTCACCTTCGAGGGGAAACCCGTTTTTGTAGAAGCCAATTTATTTAATTTCGAAGATCTCGCGTACGACATAAAAGCAAAAGGGACACTAGACATTGGCAAAATCTATCAAGTTTTCTCCCAAAAAGGCTTGGATGTAGATGGTTTTGTAAAAGCGGACGTTTCGCTAAAAGGCAAACAAAGCGATGCCGAAAAAGGAAATTACAGCAAATTGCAAAACAAAGGCACATTAGAACTTAGAAATATTTTAATTGCAACCGAATATTTGCCCAAAAAATTTCTCATCAAAGAGGGCGTTTTCAAAATCAACCAAGACAAAATGTCTTTCAACAATTTCTTGGCAGCGTACGGACAATCTGATTTTAGAATGAACGGCTATTTGCAAAATGTATTCAATTTTGCCACCACCAAAACTGGAATTTTAAGAGGAGCATTTACACTAAATTCAATCTACATTAATGCCGATGAATTTATGTCGGAAACGACGGCTGTTACAACTAATCCGGCACCAGCTACATTGCCTGAAAAAAAATCCACCACCGCCAAAGTGGAAACCGGCGTAATTATGATTCCTTCCAATTTAGATTTGAAATTCCAAGCCAATGCCCAAAAAGTAAACTTCAATGAACTCAGTCTCAAAGACGCTAAAGGTTCCGTGAACATTAAAAAAGGAGTGTTGACAATGCAAAATACCGGATTCAATTTAATAGGCTGTCCGGTTACTATGAACGCTAAATATGAAGCTAGCACTCCCAAAAAAGCAGTATTCGACTACTACATCAAAGCAGCCGACTTTGATATCAAAAGAGCCTACAACGAAATAAAAATATTCCGAGAAATGGCTAGCGCCGCCGAAAAAGCCGAGGGAACCATTTCGCTCGAATACAAACTCAAAGGAAGATTGAATGCGAATATGGAACCCGTTTATCCATCGTTGGTTGGCAATGGAATTGTTTCCGTCAAAGACATCAAACTACACGGAATGAAAATGTTTAGTGCCGTGGCAAAGGAAACCAATCACGACAAAATGAACAATCCCGAATTATCCAAAGTCGTGATTAAAAGTTCCATCAAGAACAACATTATTACTTTGGAAAGATTCAAATTCAAATTTGCCGGTTTCCGACCTAGAATAGAAGGGACCACAAGTTTGGATGGACGCTTCAAC
- a CDS encoding glycosyltransferase → MNVIQRVLIIGFVWPEPNSSAAGGRMVQLISVFAAQGFEVTFASPAMDSDYMVDLESLGVTKKSIALNCSSFDVFVQELNPSIVLFDRFMIEEQFGWRVSENCPDALRLLDTEDLHCLRLARQKAFKEKRSFSTDDLLIEDSAKREIASILRCDVSLMISEYEIELLQNVFKIDADLLYYLPLLLEPIDHSTSQNLPSFENRNSFVFIGNFLHEPNWNAVQYLKETIWPLIRKQMPEAVLQIYGAYPSQKIVQLHQPKDGFHIMGRADDAQEVVRNARVVLAPLRFGAGIKGKLLEAMQCGTPSVTTTIGAESMCGDLPWNGFIADDPQVFAKKAMELYQDKILWQKAQKNGFEIIEKRYLKSLFEDDFVEHILKVQTRLKQHRMNNFMGALLQHHTLTSTKYMSRWIEEKNRKG, encoded by the coding sequence ATGAATGTAATTCAGCGCGTTTTAATTATTGGTTTTGTTTGGCCAGAACCCAATTCATCGGCGGCCGGAGGAAGGATGGTACAGTTGATTTCCGTTTTTGCAGCCCAAGGTTTTGAGGTTACTTTTGCCAGCCCAGCAATGGATAGCGATTATATGGTTGACTTGGAATCTCTAGGTGTTACTAAGAAGTCCATCGCTTTGAATTGTTCCAGTTTTGATGTTTTTGTACAGGAATTGAATCCTTCAATCGTTTTGTTTGATCGTTTTATGATCGAAGAACAGTTTGGTTGGCGTGTTTCCGAAAATTGTCCTGATGCTTTGCGATTATTGGATACCGAAGATTTGCATTGTTTGCGCCTGGCACGCCAAAAAGCATTCAAGGAAAAGAGATCTTTTTCAACAGATGATTTATTAATTGAAGATAGTGCCAAAAGAGAAATTGCAAGTATTTTGCGTTGCGATGTTTCCTTGATGATTTCTGAATATGAAATAGAATTGCTGCAAAATGTTTTCAAAATTGATGCTGATTTATTGTATTATTTGCCTTTGTTGTTGGAACCGATTGACCATTCAACTAGCCAAAATCTTCCTTCATTTGAAAATAGAAATAGCTTTGTTTTCATTGGCAACTTCCTCCACGAACCCAATTGGAATGCGGTGCAATATCTAAAAGAAACGATTTGGCCACTCATCAGAAAGCAAATGCCGGAAGCTGTTTTGCAAATTTACGGAGCTTATCCTTCTCAAAAAATAGTGCAATTACACCAACCAAAAGATGGTTTTCATATTATGGGTCGAGCCGATGATGCCCAAGAAGTGGTGCGAAATGCGAGAGTAGTTTTAGCTCCTTTACGTTTTGGAGCCGGAATTAAAGGAAAATTACTAGAAGCAATGCAATGCGGAACGCCTAGCGTTACGACAACTATTGGAGCTGAATCAATGTGTGGCGATTTGCCTTGGAATGGCTTTATTGCTGACGATCCTCAAGTTTTTGCCAAGAAAGCGATGGAATTGTATCAAGACAAAATACTCTGGCAAAAAGCCCAAAAAAATGGTTTTGAAATTATAGAAAAACGTTATTTGAAATCTTTATTCGAGGATGATTTTGTTGAGCATATTTTAAAAGTGCAAACTCGTTTAAAACAACATCGTATGAATAATTTTATGGGTGCACTATTGCAACATCATACTTTAACAAGTACAAAATATATGTCGCGATGGATTGAGGAGAAGAATCGGAAGGGTTAA
- the miaE gene encoding tRNA-(ms[2]io[6]A)-hydroxylase, which yields MLGLKLVTDPKWVNIVESNIEEILTDHAWCEQKAATNIITIITYNSEHEELVTDLLEIAKEELEHFQMVHNIIKERGLKLGRERKDHYVNELFKFMKKDGSRNDAFVDRLLFSAMIEARSCERFKVLSQNIEDRELAEFYRKLMISEAGHYTTFLGFARKYSEKVDVDKRWAEWLDFEGKLITNYGKTETVHG from the coding sequence ATGTTAGGATTAAAACTAGTTACCGATCCAAAATGGGTCAATATCGTTGAATCGAACATCGAAGAAATCTTGACCGATCACGCTTGGTGCGAACAAAAAGCAGCGACCAACATCATTACCATCATCACCTACAATTCGGAGCACGAAGAGTTGGTTACCGATTTGTTGGAAATTGCCAAAGAAGAATTGGAACATTTCCAAATGGTGCACAATATCATCAAGGAACGTGGATTGAAATTAGGCAGAGAACGAAAAGACCATTATGTAAACGAACTTTTCAAATTTATGAAAAAAGACGGTAGCCGAAATGACGCTTTTGTTGATCGATTGCTTTTCTCGGCTATGATTGAAGCAAGAAGCTGCGAGCGTTTCAAAGTATTATCCCAAAACATTGAAGACCGAGAATTAGCCGAGTTTTACAGAAAATTAATGATTAGCGAGGCGGGACATTACACCACTTTTCTAGGTTTTGCCAGAAAATATTCAGAGAAAGTAGATGTGGACAAACGTTGGGCGGAATGGCTCGATTTTGAAGGAAAATTAATTACCAATTACGGAAAAACCGAAACGGTTCACGGATAA
- a CDS encoding DUF2683 family protein: MTTITLKIDERTKQGKAFLALAKVFYEENNEIELVDEKDKSPYNPEFVAKINKARNEKGRVMTSAEELWKSIK; encoded by the coding sequence ATGACAACAATCACTTTAAAAATTGACGAGAGAACCAAACAAGGCAAAGCATTTTTAGCCCTTGCTAAAGTTTTTTATGAAGAAAACAATGAGATTGAACTTGTAGACGAAAAAGACAAAAGCCCCTACAACCCTGAATTTGTTGCTAAAATAAATAAAGCAAGAAATGAAAAAGGTCGTGTTATGACTTCTGCTGAAGAGTTATGGAAAAGTATAAAGTAA